From a single Myotis daubentonii chromosome 5, mMyoDau2.1, whole genome shotgun sequence genomic region:
- the EIF2AK1 gene encoding eukaryotic translation initiation factor 2-alpha kinase 1 isoform X2, protein MLGGGPAAPEREAEDDGAGAVPAPPAIDFPKEGSDPKYDESDVPAELQVLKGPQQQPTFPFAVANQLLLVSLLEHLSHVHEPNPFRSRQVFKLLCQTFIKMGLLSSFTCSDEFSSLRLHHNRAITHLMRSARESVRQDPCEDSSHIPKIRSREVAFEAQTSRYLNEFEEVSILGKGGYGRVYKVRNKLDGQYYAIKKILIKGATKTDCMKVLREVKVLAGLQHPNIVGYHTAWIEHVHVAQTQDRISVQLPSLKVISAQEGDRDQYDIKNDESNSSSIIFAELTSEKEKLLGESGIENQNNKLVNYSPNLVTRDASGFELSTELQENGLAEWSSRSMAANQLPLRLNSDLEGNFTSTEESSEENLNMVEQTEMQYHLMLHIQMQLCELSLWDWIVERNRRSRECVDESACPYVMASVATKIFQELVEGVFYIHSMGVVHRDLKPRNIFLHGPDQQVKIGDFGLACTDIIQNPDWTGRGGKRPPTHTSRVGTCLYASPEQLEGSEYDAQSDMYSLGVILLELFQPFGTEMERAQVLTGLRTGQMPESLRQRCPVQARCVQELTRKNASQRPSAMQLLQSDLFQNPGSVNLTLQMKIVEQEKEIEELKKQLRLLSQNKGVKDDMKDGGVPV, encoded by the exons ATGCTGGGGGGCGGCCCCGCGGCACCGGAGCGCGAGGCTGAGGACGACGGGGCGGGGGCTGTTCCTGCTCCGCCTGCCATCGACTTCCCGAAGGAGGGCTCGGACCCCAAGTATGACG AATCGGATGTCCCAGCAGAGCTCCAGGTGTTGAAAGGGCCGCAGCAGCAGCCGACCTTCCCTTTTGCAGTTGCCAACCAACTATTGCTTGTCTCTCTGCTGGAACACTTGAGCCATGTGCATGAACCAAACCCATTTCGTTCAAGACAGGTGTTTAAAT TACTTTGTCAGACCTTTATCAAAATGGGGCTGCTGTCTTCTTTCACCTGCAGTGATGAGTTTAGCTCATTGAGACTACATCACAACAGAGCCATCACTCATTTAATGAGGTCAGCTAGAGAGAGCGTTCGTCAG gatcCTTGTGAGGATAGTTCTCATATTCCGAAGATCAG ATCAAGGGAAGTAGCCTTTGAAGCACAGACTTCACGTTACTTAAATGAGTTTGAAGAGGTTTCCATCTTAGGAAAAGGTGGATATGGAAGAGTATACAAG GTCAGGAATAAATTAGATGGTCAGTATTATGCGATTAAGAAAATCCTGATTAAGGGTGCAACTAAGACAGATTGCATGAag GTTCTACGGGAAGTGAAGGTGCTGGCGGGCCTCCAGCACCCTAACATTGTGGGCTATCACACTGCTTGGATTGAGCATGTCCATGTGGCCCAAACGCAAG ATAGAATTTCTGTTCAGTTGCCATCTCTGAAAGTGATCTCCGCCCAGGAGGGCGACAG AGATCAGTATgatattaaaaatgatgaaagtAACAGCTCATCCATTATCTTCGCCGAGTTgacctcagaaaaagaaaaactcttaGGAGAGTCTGGCATTGAAAATCAGAATAATAAATTGGTGAACTATTCCCCCAATCTAGTCACAAGAGATGCCAGTGGATTTGAATTATCCACTGAGCTCCAAGAAAATGGCCTGGCTGAGTGGTCTTCCAGATCGATGGCTGCGAATCAGCTGCCACTTAGGCTTAATTCAGACTTGGAGGGGAATTTCACATCCACTGAGGAATCGTCTGAAGAAAACTTAAACATGGTGGAACAGACAGAG ATGCAATACCACCTGATGCTGCACATCCAGATGCAGCTGTgtgagctctccctgtgggactGGATCGTGGAGAGGAACAGGCGGAGCCGGGAGTGTGTGGATGAGTCTGCCT gtCCTTACGTTATGGCCAGTGTGGCAACAAAAATTTTTCAAGAATTGGTGGAAGGTGTATTTTACATCCATAGCATGGGGGTTGTGCACAGAGACCTGAAG cccagaaatatttttcttcatggcCCTGACCAGCAAGTGAAAATAGGAgacttcggcctggcctgcacagaCATCATTCAGAACCCAGACTGGACCGGCAGGGGTGGAAAGA GACCACCAACACATACTTCCAGAGTGGGCACCTGCCTGTACGCATCACCCGAACAGCTGGAAGGATCTGAATATGATGCCCAG TCGGACATGTACAGCTTGGGCGTGATCCTGTTGGAGCTCTTCCAGCCGTTTGGAACAGAAATGGAGCGAGCACAGGTTCTAACGGGTCTGAGAACTGGTCAGATGCCCGAGtccctccgccagaggtgtcccGTCCAGGCCAGGTGCGTCCAGGAGCTAACCAGAAAGAACGCGTCCCAGAGGCCGTCGGCTATGCAGCTGCTGCAGAGCGACCTTTTCCAGAATCCCGGAAGC GTCAATCTCACCCTGCAGATGAAGATAGtagagcaagaaaaagaaatagaagaactAAAGAAGCAGTTACGCCTCCTTTCTCAAAACAAAGGGGTGAAGGATGACATGAAAGATGGGGGTGTTCCTGTCTAG
- the EIF2AK1 gene encoding eukaryotic translation initiation factor 2-alpha kinase 1 isoform X1: MLGGGPAAPEREAEDDGAGAVPAPPAIDFPKEGSDPKYDESDVPAELQVLKGPQQQPTFPFAVANQLLLVSLLEHLSHVHEPNPFRSRQVFKLLCQTFIKMGLLSSFTCSDEFSSLRLHHNRAITHLMRSARESVRQDPCEDSSHIPKIRSREVAFEAQTSRYLNEFEEVSILGKGGYGRVYKVRNKLDGQYYAIKKILIKGATKTDCMKVLREVKVLAGLQHPNIVGYHTAWIEHVHVAQTQADRISVQLPSLKVISAQEGDRDQYDIKNDESNSSSIIFAELTSEKEKLLGESGIENQNNKLVNYSPNLVTRDASGFELSTELQENGLAEWSSRSMAANQLPLRLNSDLEGNFTSTEESSEENLNMVEQTEMQYHLMLHIQMQLCELSLWDWIVERNRRSRECVDESACPYVMASVATKIFQELVEGVFYIHSMGVVHRDLKPRNIFLHGPDQQVKIGDFGLACTDIIQNPDWTGRGGKRPPTHTSRVGTCLYASPEQLEGSEYDAQSDMYSLGVILLELFQPFGTEMERAQVLTGLRTGQMPESLRQRCPVQARCVQELTRKNASQRPSAMQLLQSDLFQNPGSVNLTLQMKIVEQEKEIEELKKQLRLLSQNKGVKDDMKDGGVPV; this comes from the exons ATGCTGGGGGGCGGCCCCGCGGCACCGGAGCGCGAGGCTGAGGACGACGGGGCGGGGGCTGTTCCTGCTCCGCCTGCCATCGACTTCCCGAAGGAGGGCTCGGACCCCAAGTATGACG AATCGGATGTCCCAGCAGAGCTCCAGGTGTTGAAAGGGCCGCAGCAGCAGCCGACCTTCCCTTTTGCAGTTGCCAACCAACTATTGCTTGTCTCTCTGCTGGAACACTTGAGCCATGTGCATGAACCAAACCCATTTCGTTCAAGACAGGTGTTTAAAT TACTTTGTCAGACCTTTATCAAAATGGGGCTGCTGTCTTCTTTCACCTGCAGTGATGAGTTTAGCTCATTGAGACTACATCACAACAGAGCCATCACTCATTTAATGAGGTCAGCTAGAGAGAGCGTTCGTCAG gatcCTTGTGAGGATAGTTCTCATATTCCGAAGATCAG ATCAAGGGAAGTAGCCTTTGAAGCACAGACTTCACGTTACTTAAATGAGTTTGAAGAGGTTTCCATCTTAGGAAAAGGTGGATATGGAAGAGTATACAAG GTCAGGAATAAATTAGATGGTCAGTATTATGCGATTAAGAAAATCCTGATTAAGGGTGCAACTAAGACAGATTGCATGAag GTTCTACGGGAAGTGAAGGTGCTGGCGGGCCTCCAGCACCCTAACATTGTGGGCTATCACACTGCTTGGATTGAGCATGTCCATGTGGCCCAAACGCAAG cAGATAGAATTTCTGTTCAGTTGCCATCTCTGAAAGTGATCTCCGCCCAGGAGGGCGACAG AGATCAGTATgatattaaaaatgatgaaagtAACAGCTCATCCATTATCTTCGCCGAGTTgacctcagaaaaagaaaaactcttaGGAGAGTCTGGCATTGAAAATCAGAATAATAAATTGGTGAACTATTCCCCCAATCTAGTCACAAGAGATGCCAGTGGATTTGAATTATCCACTGAGCTCCAAGAAAATGGCCTGGCTGAGTGGTCTTCCAGATCGATGGCTGCGAATCAGCTGCCACTTAGGCTTAATTCAGACTTGGAGGGGAATTTCACATCCACTGAGGAATCGTCTGAAGAAAACTTAAACATGGTGGAACAGACAGAG ATGCAATACCACCTGATGCTGCACATCCAGATGCAGCTGTgtgagctctccctgtgggactGGATCGTGGAGAGGAACAGGCGGAGCCGGGAGTGTGTGGATGAGTCTGCCT gtCCTTACGTTATGGCCAGTGTGGCAACAAAAATTTTTCAAGAATTGGTGGAAGGTGTATTTTACATCCATAGCATGGGGGTTGTGCACAGAGACCTGAAG cccagaaatatttttcttcatggcCCTGACCAGCAAGTGAAAATAGGAgacttcggcctggcctgcacagaCATCATTCAGAACCCAGACTGGACCGGCAGGGGTGGAAAGA GACCACCAACACATACTTCCAGAGTGGGCACCTGCCTGTACGCATCACCCGAACAGCTGGAAGGATCTGAATATGATGCCCAG TCGGACATGTACAGCTTGGGCGTGATCCTGTTGGAGCTCTTCCAGCCGTTTGGAACAGAAATGGAGCGAGCACAGGTTCTAACGGGTCTGAGAACTGGTCAGATGCCCGAGtccctccgccagaggtgtcccGTCCAGGCCAGGTGCGTCCAGGAGCTAACCAGAAAGAACGCGTCCCAGAGGCCGTCGGCTATGCAGCTGCTGCAGAGCGACCTTTTCCAGAATCCCGGAAGC GTCAATCTCACCCTGCAGATGAAGATAGtagagcaagaaaaagaaatagaagaactAAAGAAGCAGTTACGCCTCCTTTCTCAAAACAAAGGGGTGAAGGATGACATGAAAGATGGGGGTGTTCCTGTCTAG
- the ANKRD61 gene encoding ankyrin repeat domain-containing protein 61: protein MGNIVKRGSRELVADGAQSLEEGPREVVHARLYEAIMTEDCAAIQALLRSHPVNQPLTVLANSTSCGLLLTQDTCNGLGFFPLKQTQSIIPIHLAAEHRKAQSLHCLLEHGADPEVRDTRGLTTLHLMLLHWPITSTVQTKPGNRIQRLLADIQNNAVTCLRILCEHGAQVNARVNNSHKHSALHLAIRYGTYPVLSILAQNGAQVNAINESSMTPLHMAADILNKEMMETLIACGANVNYAVPFTGNTALKLAVCAASSKAGRVLAAGLSCIRLLLTHGAEVNVQDHKGQTAIHEACFAGRETVIDLLLEFEANINILTKNGESPIHMYLQRSSNIRDTALLAKLLYRSYPLRLTNNQGILPAGLMLSEFQLLRESLIKLSQKPFSLEDICKRSIRNIYGERYKQHVQRLLPEKVWNSVYGYYDLASLLK from the exons ATGGGAAACATAGTCAAGAGAGGCAGCAGGGAGCTGGTCGCCGACGGGGCCCAGTCCCTGGAGGAGGGCCCACGTGAAGTGGTCCACGCCAGACTCTACGAAGCCATCATGACAGAGGACTGCGCTGCCATCCAGGCCCTGCTGCGCAGCCACCCCGTCAACCAGCCCCTGACGGTCCTGGCCAACTCCACCAGCTGCGGGTTACTTCTGACGCAG GACACTTGTAACGGACTTGGGTTTTTCCCCCTGAAGCAGACGCAGTCCATCATCCCCATCCACCTGGCTGCCGAGCACCGCAAGGCACAGAGCTTGCACTGTTTGTTAGAACACGGTGCTGACCCGGAAGTAAG GGACACACGAGGCCTCACCACACTTCACCTGATGCTACTGCACTGGCCAATCACCTCTACcgtccagacaaagccagggaaCAGAATCCAAAGGCTCCTGGCGGACATTCAGAACAACGCCGTGACGTGTCTCCGCATCCTGTGTGAGCACGGAGCTCAAGTGAACGCTCGGGTGAACAACAGCCACAAGCACTCCGCCCTCCACCTGGCGATAAGATACGGGACCTACCCGGTCCTCTCCATTTTAGCCCAAAACGGCGCCCAGGTGAATGCCATTAATGAATCCAGCATGACTCCCCTGCACATGGCTGCAGATATACTGAACAAGGAGATGATGGAAACGCTCATCGCCTGTGGAGCCAACGTCAACTACGCCGTCCCTTTCACGGGGAACACGGCCCTGAAGCTGGCGGTGTGCGCCGCGTCCAGCAAAGCCGGCCGAGTGCTGGCAGCAGGGCTGAGCTGCATCCGGCTGCTGCTGACTCACGGAGCCGAAGTCAATGTCCAGGACCACAAGGGCCAAACAGCCATCCACGAGGCATGTTTTGCCGGCAGAGAGACAGTCATCGACCTCTTGCTTGAATTTGAAGCCAACATTAACATCCTCACAAAAAACGGGGAATCTCCCATACACATGTACCTCCAGCGCAGCTCCAACATCAGGGACACGGCGCTGCTTGCCAAGTTGCTTTACCGCTCTTACCCCTTGAGACTGACCAATAACCAAGGAATTCTGCCTGCAGGACTCATGCTATCAGAGTTCCAACTCTTAAGGGAATCTCTAATCAAGTTGTCGCAAAAACCCTTCTCCCTAGAGGACATCTGTAAGAGAAGCATCAGGAACATCTATGGGGAGAGATACAAACAGCATGTGCAGCGCCTCCTCCCCGAGAAGGTCTGGAATTCTGTGTACGGGTATTACGACCTGGCTTCCCTCCTGAAATAA
- the LOC132236175 gene encoding large ribosomal subunit protein uL16-like — translation MYTDNSQMLQTGMRGAFGKPQGTVARVHIGQVIMSIRTKLQNKEHVIEAPRRAKFKFPGRQKIHISKKWGFTKFNADEFEDMVAEKRLIPGGCGVKYIPNRGPLDKWRALHS, via the exons ATGTACACGGACAACTCCCAAAT GCTCCAAACAGGTATGCGGGGTGCCTTTGGAAAGCCCCAAGGCACAGTGGCCAGAGTCCACATTGGCCAAGTCATCATGTCCATCCGCACCAAGCTGCAGAACAAGGAGCACGTGATCGAGGCCCCACGCAGAGCCAAGTTCAAGTTCCCTGGCCGCCAGAAGATCCACATCTCCAAGAAGTGGGGCTTTACTAAGTTCAATGCGGATGAGTTTGAAGACATGGTGGCCGAGAAGCGCCTCATCCCAGGTGGCTGTGGGGTCAAATACATCCCTAATCGTGGTCCCCTGGACAAATGGCGAGCCCTGCACTCGTGA